In the Blastocatellia bacterium genome, one interval contains:
- a CDS encoding SDR family NAD(P)-dependent oxidoreductase, translated as MRELRGQVIIVTGASAGIGEATARRLAGQGAKVVLAARRQERLEALTREIASAGGFALPVVTDVTSEADRRRLIEETVSYFGRIDALINNAGYGQRGPIELVPVEAIRQNFETNLFSLIALTQLVIPLMRQQRSGRIINVGSVAGRIARPMSSVYDATKHALEAISDGLRGELAPFGIQVVLIQPGFILTEFVQVANELAKPMSEQAGPYAPFFSNLSRGYERIKKIAGQPDDIARLIVEALKADHPRARYAAPLHAQIALLLKRLLPDRVFDSLLNRQLTATQKS; from the coding sequence ATGAGAGAGCTTCGTGGGCAAGTCATCATTGTGACGGGCGCATCGGCCGGCATCGGCGAAGCAACAGCGCGACGCCTGGCCGGGCAAGGCGCCAAAGTTGTGCTGGCGGCACGACGGCAGGAGCGACTGGAAGCTCTCACACGAGAGATTGCCAGCGCGGGTGGGTTTGCCCTGCCCGTTGTCACAGATGTGACATCTGAGGCAGATCGTCGGCGGCTGATTGAAGAGACGGTGAGCTATTTCGGTCGCATTGACGCACTGATCAACAATGCTGGCTATGGTCAACGTGGCCCGATTGAATTGGTTCCGGTCGAAGCCATTCGCCAAAACTTTGAGACGAATCTCTTCTCGCTGATTGCGCTGACGCAACTGGTGATTCCACTGATGAGGCAACAACGCAGTGGCCGAATCATCAACGTTGGATCGGTCGCCGGACGCATCGCCCGGCCGATGTCATCCGTCTATGACGCCACCAAACATGCCCTGGAGGCGATCTCCGATGGGCTACGTGGTGAACTAGCGCCATTCGGCATACAAGTCGTACTGATTCAGCCAGGCTTCATCCTCACCGAATTTGTTCAGGTGGCCAATGAACTCGCCAAACCGATGAGCGAACAGGCCGGGCCGTATGCCCCGTTTTTTTCCAACTTGAGTCGCGGGTACGAGCGCATCAAAAAGATCGCCGGCCAACCCGACGATATTGCACGGCTGATTGTCGAAGCCTTGAAGGCCGACCATCCACGCGCACGCTACGCTGCGCCGCTTCATGCCCAAATCGCGTTACTGCTCAAGCGACTGCTGCCCGACCGCGTGTTTGATTCTTTACTCAATCGCCAACTGACCGCCACGCAAAAATCGTAA
- a CDS encoding response regulator: MSKILVVDDEAPIRHLLDIFCRSEGHQVEIACDGLEAAYKIQRERYDLIVTDMTMEPIPGEELIACVRLISPETRILALSGWSEEDTRTQAETAGADLYMSKPFTRDEFTAALRHFCLRSEATTNKRTADTPCAAAA, encoded by the coding sequence ATGTCAAAGATTCTGGTCGTTGATGACGAAGCGCCGATTCGACACCTACTCGATATTTTCTGTCGAAGCGAAGGACATCAAGTAGAGATAGCCTGTGACGGGCTTGAAGCTGCATACAAAATTCAACGAGAACGATATGACCTCATAGTCACCGACATGACGATGGAACCCATACCGGGAGAAGAGCTGATCGCATGCGTGCGACTCATTTCACCAGAGACGAGAATCCTTGCCCTGTCAGGTTGGTCTGAAGAAGACACGCGGACGCAGGCTGAAACAGCGGGCGCTGATTTGTATATGTCAAAGCCGTTCACACGCGATGAATTTACTGCGGCGCTCCGGCACTTTTGTTTGCGGTCTGAAGCAACAACCAACAAGCGCACGGCTGACACCCCATGTGCTGCGGCCGCCTAG
- a CDS encoding alginate export family protein → MAVIVMVLWFCGTVSAQQLVPAVAHSPTIPSPTEGWRWPHQGMARINQRTKEWLTLGAELRLRWETRQNAGFRPNNDDGYLLTRVRLNVDIHPGSWFKIFLEGQDAQALGFKADPDPPAFQDSFDLRQAYLEFFHRQRKGWGLRVGRQEVNFGDERLIGSFNYGNTARTFDAVRVFYEHARVRLDGFAAAVVRIEDGRFNRTTDGDNLYGLHATFPTAIPKGRWDVYTFWRAQSRLLNERGQPGDADRITFGTRLAGTLPANFDYNIELVGQTGDVAGDEIRAGAVHALIGHTLSNVAGKPRLVGEYNFASGDGNPSDGKVGTFDQLFPTNHAKYGYADLVGWRNIHDLHGGVSVKPVERASVGFDLRWFWLASPRDAFYNAAGLPVARIRDGARHRHVGREMDLSTSIKLTNHLFIESAIGYLFAGSFLKQATPGANSSYIYGMVGYRF, encoded by the coding sequence GTGGCAGTCATCGTTATGGTATTGTGGTTTTGTGGGACCGTTTCGGCCCAGCAGCTTGTGCCGGCCGTTGCTCATTCACCGACCATTCCATCGCCAACCGAGGGCTGGCGCTGGCCGCATCAAGGGATGGCTCGGATCAACCAGCGGACCAAAGAGTGGCTCACGCTGGGCGCCGAACTGCGGCTACGCTGGGAAACCAGGCAGAACGCCGGGTTTCGCCCAAACAATGACGACGGATATTTGCTGACCCGCGTCCGGCTGAACGTGGATATTCATCCTGGCTCATGGTTCAAGATTTTTCTTGAAGGCCAGGATGCGCAGGCGCTCGGTTTCAAGGCTGATCCTGACCCGCCCGCTTTTCAAGATTCATTCGACTTGCGGCAAGCCTACCTGGAATTTTTTCATCGCCAACGAAAAGGATGGGGGCTGCGCGTTGGGCGGCAGGAGGTAAACTTTGGCGATGAGCGGCTCATCGGTTCGTTCAATTATGGCAATACGGCCCGGACGTTTGACGCTGTGCGCGTTTTTTATGAACACGCACGAGTCCGCCTCGATGGCTTTGCTGCGGCTGTGGTGCGTATCGAAGATGGCCGATTCAATCGAACGACCGACGGCGACAATCTCTACGGGCTGCATGCCACGTTCCCCACGGCGATTCCAAAGGGACGCTGGGACGTCTACACGTTTTGGCGGGCGCAGTCACGCTTGTTGAATGAGCGCGGTCAGCCGGGCGATGCCGACCGGATCACGTTCGGCACACGCTTGGCAGGCACACTACCGGCCAACTTCGATTACAACATCGAGCTGGTCGGCCAAACCGGAGATGTGGCCGGCGATGAAATTCGCGCCGGCGCCGTTCATGCGCTCATCGGGCATACGCTAAGCAACGTGGCCGGCAAACCGCGGCTCGTCGGTGAATACAATTTTGCTTCCGGCGATGGCAATCCGAGCGATGGCAAGGTTGGAACGTTCGATCAGTTGTTTCCGACGAATCACGCCAAGTACGGTTATGCTGATCTGGTGGGTTGGCGCAACATTCATGATCTGCATGGCGGCGTGTCAGTCAAGCCGGTTGAACGCGCCAGTGTAGGATTTGATCTCCGTTGGTTTTGGTTAGCCAGCCCTCGTGACGCATTTTACAATGCAGCCGGACTGCCTGTTGCGCGGATCAGGGACGGCGCGCGCCATCGGCATGTGGGCCGCGAGATGGACCTCTCTACCTCCATCAAGTTAACCAACCATCTGTTTATCGAATCGGCGATCGGTTACTTATTCGCCGGCAGTTTCCTCAAGCAAGCCACACCGGGGGCTAATTCGAGTTACATTTACGGCATGGTAGGTTATCGGTTTTGA
- the amrS gene encoding AmmeMemoRadiSam system radical SAM enzyme has translation MREAMLYHRTGDKGVVCDLCLHQCRIEPGRRGRCGVRENRDGTLYTLVYDHVAALEVDPIEKKPFFHVQPGSMSLSVATVGCNLRCRYCQNHYLSQLTKGRNPRIIGELLSPAEIVETALRHGCRSIAYTYTEPTVFFELVYETARQAYAQGLKNLLVTNGYLSPEAIRQLMPYVIAANVDLKGFDNAAYRRLTGGKLRPVLRCIQFMRALGMWVEVTTLIVPGHNDSDEELHAIAEYLASLSYTIPWHVTAFVPAYKMADHAPTPVETLQRAYTIGRHAGLHYVYCGNIRGSVGANTWCPHCRRLLIERAGLTVLANWIVNDQCPDCGTPIEGVQMSGPAVHHHVMNNAGRQPLRTMSAYTSRR, from the coding sequence ATGAGAGAAGCGATGCTGTATCATCGGACTGGCGACAAGGGGGTCGTGTGTGATCTTTGCCTTCATCAATGCCGCATTGAGCCGGGACGGCGTGGACGGTGCGGCGTGCGCGAAAACCGCGATGGGACACTCTATACGCTTGTGTACGATCATGTGGCTGCGCTGGAAGTAGACCCGATTGAGAAGAAGCCCTTCTTTCACGTTCAACCTGGCTCAATGTCTTTATCCGTTGCCACCGTCGGGTGTAATTTACGGTGCCGGTATTGTCAGAATCATTATTTGTCGCAACTGACCAAGGGGCGCAATCCGCGCATCATTGGCGAGCTGCTGAGCCCCGCCGAGATTGTGGAAACTGCCCTCAGACACGGCTGCCGAAGCATTGCCTACACCTATACTGAGCCGACCGTTTTCTTCGAACTCGTTTACGAGACGGCGCGGCAAGCTTATGCCCAAGGATTGAAGAATCTGCTGGTGACCAACGGGTATCTTTCGCCGGAAGCGATTCGTCAACTCATGCCGTATGTGATCGCGGCGAATGTAGATTTGAAAGGGTTCGATAACGCCGCGTACCGACGGCTCACCGGCGGCAAGCTGCGGCCTGTGCTTCGGTGTATTCAGTTCATGCGGGCGCTTGGGATGTGGGTTGAGGTCACGACGTTGATTGTTCCGGGACATAATGATTCGGATGAAGAACTACACGCCATCGCGGAATATCTGGCCTCGCTCTCATACACCATCCCGTGGCATGTGACCGCTTTCGTCCCAGCCTATAAAATGGCTGACCATGCGCCGACGCCGGTCGAAACGTTACAACGAGCTTATACCATCGGGCGTCATGCCGGGTTGCACTACGTTTACTGTGGCAACATTCGAGGGAGCGTCGGCGCTAACACGTGGTGTCCACACTGCCGCCGCTTGCTCATTGAGCGAGCTGGATTGACGGTGTTGGCCAACTGGATTGTCAATGATCAATGTCCTGACTGCGGCACACCAATCGAAGGCGTGCAGATGAGCGGCCCGGCGGTCCACCACCATGTCATGAACAACGCCGGACGACAGCCGCTCAGGACAATGTCAGCTTACACCAGCCGGAGGTGA
- a CDS encoding c-type cytochrome, with the protein MMKNAGVILMMGFLAAWMLGVSVTPDHVVAWQDEGFISKGQELYREHCATCHGLDAKGNGPAARALKKKPTDLTRIQQPGEKFPAYRVLNAIEGEKITPAHGSREMPVWGTIFRRTKGSMQEKGDIYALMKYVESIQVHAQ; encoded by the coding sequence CCTCATGATGGGCTTTCTGGCCGCATGGATGCTCGGCGTGAGTGTCACGCCCGACCATGTTGTGGCGTGGCAGGATGAAGGGTTTATAAGCAAAGGGCAAGAGCTTTACCGCGAGCACTGTGCAACATGTCATGGGCTAGATGCCAAAGGCAACGGGCCGGCGGCGCGCGCGTTGAAGAAGAAGCCGACTGATCTGACGCGCATTCAGCAGCCGGGCGAGAAATTCCCTGCATATCGCGTGTTGAATGCGATCGAAGGTGAGAAGATCACGCCAGCTCATGGGAGCCGGGAAATGCCCGTGTGGGGAACGATCTTTCGGCGTACCAAGGGCTCGATGCAGGAGAAAGGTGATATTTACGCCTTGATGAAGTACGTCGAATCTATTCAAGTGCACGCTCAATAG